One window of the Phycodurus eques isolate BA_2022a chromosome 7, UOR_Pequ_1.1, whole genome shotgun sequence genome contains the following:
- the med29 gene encoding mediator of RNA polymerase II transcription subunit 29 encodes MASQQQQPGGPPGLQQQQAAALQQQQQLNQQQDFDPVHRFKMLIPQLKESLQNLMKIASHNLAHNTTIDNGVKSSDAAVQRFDKSLEEFYALCDQLELCLRLAYECLSQSIDSAKHSPNLVPTATKPDTVQTESMSYAQYLGMIKSQISCAKDIHNALLECSKKIAGKGQPPGIM; translated from the exons ATGGCGTCCCAACAGCAGCAGCCCGGCGGTCCACCAGGCTTACAACAGCAACAAGCCGCTGCactgcagcaacagcagcagttgAATCAACAGCAGGACTTCGACCCTGTGCATCGTTTTAAAATGCTCATTCCGCAGTTGAAAGAAAGTCTACAG AATCTCATGAAGATCGCGTCGCACAACCTGGCTCACAACACGACCATAGACAACGGAGT CAAAAGCAGTGACGCTGCTGTTCAGCGCTTCGACAAAAGCCTTGAGGAGTTCTACGCTCTTTGCGATCAGCTGGAGCTGTGTTTG CGGCTGGCGTACGAGTGCCTCTCGCAGAGCATCGACAGTGCCAAGCATTCGCCCAACCTGGTGCCCAccgccaccaaaccggacacgGTGCAGACAGAGTCCATGTCCTACGCCCAGTACCTTGGCATGATCAAGTCCCAGATCTCGTGCGCCAAGGACATTCACAACGCTCTGCTGGAATGTTCTAAAAAGATTGCGGGAAAGGGACAGCCTCCGGGAATTATGTAG
- the mlf1 gene encoding myeloid leukemia factor 1 isoform X2 codes for MFRNGNSRGFDDDPFFSDPFQAHRDHMRQMMRSFSEPLGGPFMPSITDGRNRGHDTVEPPALRSEHRDTTMNPFSMFDNIMTNMRSKMEGMCKNFENMSTDANTHSFSSSSVMTYSKVGNEPPKVFQVSSSTRRAPGDVKETVKALKDSESGLEKMSIGHHIQDRGHVVEKKMNKKTGDKEFIQDFQNMDESEAQSFDEEWQKELSKFKPSGSMAQLEPPRRHGGQQAPLAGPERTHREQPKSKPKSILKVSNSTK; via the exons ATGTTCAGGAACGGCAACTCCAGGGGCTTTGACGACGACCCATTCTTCTC AGATCCATTCCAAGCACACCGGGATCACATGCGCCAGATGATGCGGAGCTTCTCTGAGCCGTTGGGCGGGCCCTTCATGCCGAGCATCACGGACGGGAGAAACCGCGGGCACGACACAGTGGAGCCTCCGGCGCTGAGGAGCGAACACAGG GACACCACAATGAACCCTTTCAGCATGTTCGACAACATCATGACCAACATGAGGAGCAAGATGGAGGGAATGTGCAAAAACTTT gAGAACATGTCCACGGACGCAAACACCCACTCATTCAGCTCCTCGTCAGTCATGACGTATTCCAAGGTTGGAAACGAACCACCAAAGGTCTTTCAGGTCTCGTCGTCGACACGCCGTGCCCCTGGAGAT GTGAAGGAGACTGTAAAAGCCTTGAAAGACTCTGAAAGTGGCCTTGAGAAGATGTCCATTGGCCACCACATTCAAGACAGAGGACACGTCGTcgaaaagaaaatgaacaagaaaacaGGAGATAAGGAGTTCATACAAGACTTCCAGAATATGGATGAAT CTGAAGCACAGTCCTTTGACGAGGAGTGGCAGAAGGAGTTGTCAAAGTTTAAGCCATCTGGCTCCATGGCTCAGCTGGAGCCGCCCCGACGTCACGGAGGTCAGCAGGCACCTCTCGCTGGTCCTGAGCGGACCCACAG AGAACAACCCAAGTCCAAACCTAAAAGTATCCTGAAAGTTTCCAACTCGACAAAGTAG
- the mlf1 gene encoding myeloid leukemia factor 1 isoform X1 yields the protein MFRNGNSRGFDDDPFFSDPFQAHRDHMRQMMRSFSEPLGGPFMPSITDGRNRGHDTVEPPALRSEHRDTTMNPFSMFDNIMTNMRSKMEGMCKNFENMSTDANTHSFSSSSVMTYSKVGNEPPKVFQVSSSTRRAPGDVKETVKALKDSESGLEKMSIGHHIQDRGHVVEKKMNKKTGDKEFIQDFQNMDESEAQSFDEEWQKELSKFKPSGSMAQLEPPRRHGGQQAPLAGPERTHRLVIAGKGITGDTLKYSGTNKVSVWN from the exons ATGTTCAGGAACGGCAACTCCAGGGGCTTTGACGACGACCCATTCTTCTC AGATCCATTCCAAGCACACCGGGATCACATGCGCCAGATGATGCGGAGCTTCTCTGAGCCGTTGGGCGGGCCCTTCATGCCGAGCATCACGGACGGGAGAAACCGCGGGCACGACACAGTGGAGCCTCCGGCGCTGAGGAGCGAACACAGG GACACCACAATGAACCCTTTCAGCATGTTCGACAACATCATGACCAACATGAGGAGCAAGATGGAGGGAATGTGCAAAAACTTT gAGAACATGTCCACGGACGCAAACACCCACTCATTCAGCTCCTCGTCAGTCATGACGTATTCCAAGGTTGGAAACGAACCACCAAAGGTCTTTCAGGTCTCGTCGTCGACACGCCGTGCCCCTGGAGAT GTGAAGGAGACTGTAAAAGCCTTGAAAGACTCTGAAAGTGGCCTTGAGAAGATGTCCATTGGCCACCACATTCAAGACAGAGGACACGTCGTcgaaaagaaaatgaacaagaaaacaGGAGATAAGGAGTTCATACAAGACTTCCAGAATATGGATGAAT CTGAAGCACAGTCCTTTGACGAGGAGTGGCAGAAGGAGTTGTCAAAGTTTAAGCCATCTGGCTCCATGGCTCAGCTGGAGCCGCCCCGACGTCACGGAGGTCAGCAGGCACCTCTCGCTGGTCCTGAGCGGACCCACAGGTTAGTTATAGCAGGGAAAGGAATAACAGGGGACACCTTAAAATACAGCGGAACCAACAAAGTCAGCGTTTGGAATTAA